One region of Bosea sp. 29B genomic DNA includes:
- a CDS encoding cold-shock protein → MSDEYGDGGRPPVGPLQSLNRIVRLDGPETIAEQVVEIIGHVKWFDVSKGYGFVVPQDGGSDVLVHVTTLKRDGFHAIAEGARIVLEAVAKARGRQATRVLSIDTSAARHPAEMPMPRTNATVTPTSGLERMVVKWFNRLRGFGFVSAGEGAPDIFVHMETLRRYGIVELIPGQTVLVRYGPGPKGLMAAEIRFEQGGPPSSH, encoded by the coding sequence ATGTCCGACGAATACGGCGACGGAGGCAGGCCACCGGTCGGCCCGCTGCAATCGCTCAACCGGATCGTGCGACTGGACGGGCCTGAGACGATTGCCGAGCAGGTGGTCGAGATCATCGGCCACGTCAAATGGTTCGATGTGAGCAAAGGCTACGGCTTCGTGGTGCCACAGGATGGCGGCAGCGATGTCCTGGTCCATGTCACCACCCTGAAACGCGACGGCTTCCATGCCATCGCCGAGGGCGCGCGCATCGTGCTCGAGGCGGTTGCCAAGGCGCGTGGTCGCCAGGCCACGCGGGTGCTTTCGATCGACACCTCCGCGGCGCGCCATCCGGCCGAGATGCCGATGCCGCGCACCAATGCGACGGTGACGCCGACGAGCGGGCTGGAGCGCATGGTGGTGAAGTGGTTCAACCGCCTGCGCGGCTTCGGTTTCGTCTCGGCCGGCGAGGGCGCGCCCGACATCTTCGTCCATATGGAGACGCTGCGCCGCTACGGCATCGTCGAGCTGATTCCGGGGCAGACCGTGCTGGTGCGCTATGGGCCTGGACCGAAGGGGCTGATGGCGGCAGAGATCCGGTTCGAGCAGGGCGGGCCGCCCAGTTCGCACTGA
- a CDS encoding alpha/beta fold hydrolase: MDQAGATRRQALPSAPQRQCFYSGTDAHPIYVDRLGAPQPGRLPIVLVHGGGHTGACYLATPDGRPGWAPVFAAGREVFVPDWPGHGRSPMRPDFATLSSVEIATSLQRLLEEIGPAVLLVHSASGPMAWWIAEQSPKAVAAIVGVAPGGPANLLPVLPDDAEAVAKLKEDESLGCPVRVEEDKPLFIPPEFMRAYWANSERFPQQAFEAYRRSIVPESARLMNERFNIGGKGLRIADPANLAKLPILIVTGDSDPRHLRAVDEATAQYLGAEFAWLPERGIAGNGHMPMCEDNSDEIAALIVAWLEAKGL; encoded by the coding sequence ATGGACCAGGCTGGTGCCACAAGGCGGCAGGCGCTTCCGAGCGCGCCGCAGCGGCAATGCTTCTATTCGGGCACGGATGCCCATCCGATCTATGTCGACCGACTTGGGGCGCCTCAGCCCGGGCGGTTGCCGATCGTCCTCGTCCATGGCGGCGGCCATACCGGCGCCTGCTATCTGGCGACTCCCGATGGCCGGCCCGGCTGGGCGCCTGTCTTCGCCGCTGGCCGCGAGGTCTTCGTGCCGGACTGGCCGGGCCATGGCCGCTCGCCGATGCGGCCGGACTTTGCCACTCTGTCGAGCGTCGAGATCGCGACCAGCCTGCAGCGCCTGCTGGAGGAGATCGGCCCGGCAGTGCTGCTGGTACATTCAGCGAGCGGACCGATGGCCTGGTGGATCGCCGAGCAGAGCCCGAAGGCGGTCGCGGCGATCGTCGGCGTCGCACCCGGCGGGCCGGCCAATCTCCTGCCGGTGCTGCCCGACGACGCCGAAGCGGTGGCCAAGCTCAAGGAAGATGAGAGCCTGGGCTGCCCCGTCCGGGTCGAGGAAGACAAGCCGCTCTTCATCCCGCCCGAGTTCATGCGGGCCTATTGGGCCAATTCCGAGCGCTTTCCGCAGCAGGCCTTCGAGGCCTATCGGCGCTCGATCGTGCCCGAGAGCGCCCGCCTGATGAACGAACGCTTCAACATCGGCGGCAAGGGTCTGCGCATCGCCGACCCGGCCAATCTGGCCAAATTGCCGATCCTGATCGTCACCGGCGACAGCGATCCGCGTCATCTGCGCGCGGTCGACGAGGCGACGGCGCAATACCTCGGTGCCGAGTTCGCCTGGCTGCCGGAACGCGGCATCGCCGGCAACGGCCATATGCCGATGTGCGAGGACAACAGCGACGAGATCGCGGCCCTGATCGTCGCCTGGCTGGAGGCAAAGGGTCTTTGA
- a CDS encoding aminotransferase has translation MSASSPAPLNPDLIDTATPPIPEAKAWARGYAGGNGPLIDLSQAVPGSPPPAALLERLAEAAATPESTRYGPIAGDEILRETYAAESSAFYGGAIRPQEIAITAGCNQAYVTVMMALARAGDNVLLPTPWYFNHEMTLNMLGVEPRPLPCDPQRGFVPDAEVAEALIDERTRAIVLVTPNNPTGAVYPPATIAAFAALCRKRKIWLVLDETYRDFLPEGADGPHELFAASGWQDSLIGLYSFSKAYAVPGWRLGAITAGEAALAQIGKVLDCVQISPVRAGQSAVAWGIDGIRSWRQANRAEMNSRAALFHQAIAPLNGWNVLAAGAYFAYVAHPFEGVPAAEVARRLVQERGVLALPGPYFGPGQEQHLRIAIANVAAERIAALGERLKGFAL, from the coding sequence ATGTCCGCGTCCTCTCCCGCCCCGCTCAATCCCGACCTCATCGATACCGCGACCCCGCCGATCCCCGAGGCGAAGGCCTGGGCTCGCGGCTATGCCGGCGGCAATGGCCCACTGATCGACCTGTCGCAGGCCGTGCCGGGCTCGCCACCGCCCGCCGCCCTGCTCGAACGCCTCGCCGAGGCGGCAGCCACGCCCGAAAGCACGCGCTATGGGCCGATCGCCGGTGACGAGATCCTGCGCGAGACCTATGCGGCCGAGAGCAGCGCCTTCTATGGCGGAGCGATCCGGCCGCAGGAGATCGCGATCACTGCCGGCTGCAATCAGGCCTATGTCACCGTGATGATGGCGCTCGCCCGCGCCGGCGACAATGTGCTGCTGCCGACGCCGTGGTATTTCAACCACGAGATGACGCTGAACATGCTCGGCGTCGAGCCGCGCCCGCTGCCCTGCGATCCGCAGCGCGGCTTCGTGCCGGATGCCGAGGTGGCGGAGGCTCTGATCGACGAGCGCACCCGCGCCATCGTGCTGGTGACGCCGAACAACCCGACCGGCGCCGTCTACCCGCCCGCGACCATCGCCGCCTTCGCCGCGCTCTGCCGCAAGCGAAAGATCTGGCTGGTCCTCGACGAGACCTATCGCGACTTCCTGCCCGAGGGCGCCGACGGCCCGCATGAGCTCTTCGCCGCAAGCGGCTGGCAGGATTCGCTGATCGGCCTCTACAGCTTCTCCAAGGCTTATGCCGTGCCGGGCTGGCGGCTGGGCGCGATCACCGCCGGCGAAGCGGCGCTCGCCCAGATCGGCAAGGTGCTCGACTGCGTCCAGATCAGCCCGGTCCGTGCCGGCCAGAGCGCCGTCGCCTGGGGCATCGACGGCATCAGGTCCTGGCGGCAGGCCAACCGCGCCGAGATGAACTCCCGCGCCGCGCTCTTCCACCAGGCGATCGCGCCGCTGAACGGCTGGAACGTCCTCGCGGCGGGCGCCTATTTCGCCTATGTCGCCCATCCGTTCGAGGGCGTGCCGGCGGCAGAGGTCGCCCGCCGGCTGGTGCAGGAGCGCGGCGTGCTGGCCCTCCCAGGCCCCTATTTCGGCCCCGGCCAGGAGCAGCACTTGCGCATCGCGATCGCCAATGTCGCAGCCGAGCGCATCGCCGCGCTCGGCGAGCGGCTGAAGGGTTTTGCGCTCTAA
- a CDS encoding deoxyguanosinetriphosphate triphosphohydrolase, with protein MPQAHENTIAQTREPGDRWRAVYACRTATSRGRLVEEPGSATRNPFQRDRDRIIHSTAFRRLKHKTQVFVSHEGDHFRTRLTHTIEVAQIARALARALGLDEDLAEALALAHDLGHTPFGHTGEDALDECMAGFGGFDHNAQTLRIVTRLERRYAGFDGLNLTWETLEGLVKHNGPLLDPDGKPTERYAKTGIPVAILEYQEKQDLWLGSHASAEAQVAALADDIAYNAHDIDDGLRAGLFDLSELRAVPFLAGLLDEIDALHPGLERPRAINEMVRRVITRFVEDVIRESEARIAALAPVDADAIRRAGAQVVAFSSAMVAADKAIKGFLYPNMYRHPRIGVIRTEAADIVRDLFVRFQAQPQAMPAEWAAGCDELDEARLARRVSDYIAGMTDSYALDEHRRLFDATPSLR; from the coding sequence ATGCCGCAAGCACACGAGAACACCATAGCCCAGACGCGCGAGCCCGGCGATCGCTGGCGCGCGGTCTACGCCTGCCGGACCGCGACGAGTCGCGGCCGGCTGGTCGAGGAACCCGGCTCGGCGACGCGCAATCCGTTCCAGCGCGACCGCGACCGGATCATCCACTCGACCGCCTTCCGCCGGCTGAAGCACAAGACCCAGGTCTTCGTCTCGCATGAGGGCGACCATTTCCGCACGCGCCTGACCCACACGATCGAGGTGGCGCAGATCGCCCGCGCTCTGGCCCGCGCGCTCGGGCTCGACGAGGACTTGGCCGAGGCGCTGGCGCTGGCCCACGATCTCGGTCACACGCCCTTCGGCCATACCGGCGAGGACGCGCTCGACGAATGCATGGCCGGTTTCGGCGGCTTCGACCACAACGCCCAGACACTGCGGATCGTCACCCGGCTGGAGCGGCGCTATGCCGGCTTCGACGGGCTCAACCTGACGTGGGAGACGCTGGAGGGGCTGGTCAAGCACAACGGCCCGCTGCTCGATCCCGACGGCAAGCCGACCGAGCGCTATGCCAAGACCGGCATTCCGGTCGCGATTCTCGAATACCAGGAGAAGCAGGATCTCTGGCTGGGTAGTCATGCCTCGGCCGAGGCGCAGGTCGCGGCGCTCGCCGACGACATCGCCTATAACGCGCACGACATCGATGACGGCCTGCGGGCCGGGCTGTTCGATCTCTCCGAATTGCGCGCGGTGCCGTTCCTCGCCGGACTTCTCGACGAGATCGACGCCTTGCATCCCGGGCTGGAGCGCCCGCGCGCGATCAACGAAATGGTGCGCCGGGTGATCACGCGCTTCGTCGAGGATGTGATCCGCGAATCCGAGGCGCGCATCGCGGCGCTGGCGCCGGTGGATGCCGACGCGATCAGGCGGGCCGGCGCGCAGGTCGTGGCCTTCTCGTCGGCGATGGTTGCGGCCGACAAGGCGATCAAGGGCTTCCTCTATCCCAACATGTATCGCCATCCGCGCATCGGTGTGATCCGCACGGAGGCGGCCGACATCGTCCGCGACCTGTTTGTGCGCTTCCAGGCGCAGCCGCAGGCCATGCCGGCCGAATGGGCGGCCGGATGTGACGAGCTCGACGAGGCGCGGCTGGCACGCCGGGTTTCCGACTACATCGCCGGCATGACCGATTCCTACGCGCTCGACGAGCACCGGCGCCTGTTTGACGCCACCCCGTCGCTGCGATAG
- a CDS encoding ABC transporter substrate-binding protein, whose product MRSLLAGGALMALAALPALAQVSDDVVKIGVLTDMAGVTADIGGKGSVIAAELAVKEFGASVLGKPIQIVAADHQHKADLGTSIARQWFDIDKVDAVVDVPNSAVALALQSLAREKKRIVMYSGAGTTALTNEQCSPYGFHWTYDTYGVARGTASAVVKAGGTSWFMLASDYAFGHQLQKDATDVVEANGGKVVGAVRHPLNNADFSSFLLRAQSSGAKVIGIANAGNDTVNAIKQAGEFGLAEQGQNLAALIFFLQDVHSLGLKATQGTYLTTASYWDLDEPSRAWSKQFLERAGMMPSMLHAGVYGSVLHYLKAIKQAGTDDPDKVAAAMSAMPINDAFTKDAKIRADGRVLREMYLARVKKPADSKGPWDYFEIVRKIAPEETVWPLSESKCPAAKG is encoded by the coding sequence ATGCGGTCGCTTCTCGCAGGCGGCGCCCTGATGGCGCTCGCCGCTCTGCCGGCGCTGGCCCAGGTCAGCGACGACGTCGTCAAGATCGGCGTGCTCACCGATATGGCCGGCGTCACCGCCGATATCGGCGGCAAGGGCTCGGTTATCGCGGCCGAACTGGCGGTGAAGGAGTTCGGTGCGAGCGTGCTCGGCAAGCCGATCCAGATCGTCGCCGCCGACCATCAGCACAAGGCCGATCTCGGCACTTCGATCGCCCGGCAATGGTTCGACATCGACAAGGTCGACGCCGTCGTCGACGTGCCCAATTCCGCCGTGGCGCTGGCACTGCAGTCGCTCGCCCGCGAGAAGAAGCGCATCGTGATGTATTCCGGCGCCGGCACCACGGCGCTGACCAATGAACAGTGCTCGCCCTACGGCTTCCACTGGACCTACGACACCTATGGCGTCGCCCGTGGCACCGCTTCGGCCGTGGTCAAGGCCGGTGGCACCTCCTGGTTCATGCTGGCCTCCGACTACGCCTTCGGCCACCAGCTGCAGAAGGACGCGACCGATGTGGTCGAGGCCAATGGCGGCAAGGTCGTCGGCGCGGTGCGCCACCCCCTGAACAATGCCGATTTCTCCTCCTTCCTGCTGCGGGCGCAATCCTCCGGCGCCAAGGTGATCGGCATCGCCAATGCCGGCAACGACACGGTCAATGCGATCAAGCAAGCCGGCGAGTTCGGGCTGGCCGAGCAGGGGCAGAACTTGGCGGCGCTGATCTTCTTCCTGCAGGACGTGCACAGCCTCGGCCTCAAGGCGACGCAGGGCACCTACCTCACCACCGCCTCCTATTGGGACCTCGACGAGCCCTCGCGCGCCTGGTCGAAGCAATTTCTGGAAAGGGCCGGGATGATGCCATCCATGCTGCATGCCGGCGTCTATGGCTCGGTGCTGCACTATCTCAAGGCGATCAAGCAGGCCGGCACCGACGATCCCGACAAGGTCGCCGCCGCGATGAGCGCCATGCCGATCAACGACGCGTTCACAAAGGACGCCAAGATCCGCGCCGATGGCCGGGTGCTGCGCGAGATGTATCTCGCCCGGGTCAAGAAGCCCGCGGATTCGAAGGGGCCGTGGGACTATTTCGAGATCGTGCGCAAGATCGCGCCCGAGGAGACGGTCTGGCCGCTGAGTGAGAGCAAATGTCCGGCGGCGAAGGGGTGA
- a CDS encoding LysE family translocator, giving the protein MLDLTTLALFTAACAVLTATPGPDMLLIASRSMSQGRAAGFMTYAGIATGSYLQALAAAYGLSQLFLLVPAAYDALRWAGAAYLAYLAWKTLRSPATLFAPTADAARFPLRQIFLQGLLTNLLNPKMALFMLALLPQFLKPEAGSLLLQVVVLATILNVMGLIANGIVILTASRLGRAIASRPHLALWPQRILGVVFGGLAVRLAFASRD; this is encoded by the coding sequence ATGCTTGATCTCACCACGCTCGCTCTGTTCACCGCCGCCTGCGCCGTGCTGACGGCGACGCCAGGCCCCGACATGCTGCTGATCGCCTCGCGCAGCATGAGCCAGGGCCGCGCCGCCGGCTTCATGACCTATGCCGGCATCGCCACCGGCAGCTATCTCCAGGCGCTCGCCGCCGCCTACGGCCTGTCGCAGCTCTTCCTGCTCGTGCCGGCCGCCTATGACGCGCTGCGCTGGGCCGGTGCCGCCTATCTGGCTTATCTCGCCTGGAAGACCCTCCGCTCGCCCGCGACATTGTTCGCGCCGACGGCGGATGCCGCGCGCTTCCCGCTGCGCCAGATCTTCCTGCAAGGGCTGCTGACCAATCTGCTCAATCCGAAGATGGCCCTGTTCATGCTGGCGCTGCTCCCGCAGTTCCTGAAGCCGGAGGCCGGCTCGCTCCTGCTCCAGGTCGTGGTGCTGGCGACGATCCTCAACGTCATGGGATTGATCGCGAACGGGATCGTCATCCTGACGGCGAGCCGGCTCGGCCGCGCCATCGCCAGCCGTCCCCATCTGGCGCTGTGGCCGCAGCGCATCCTCGGCGTGGTCTTCGGCGGGCTGGCTGTGCGACTCGCCTTCGCCTCGCGTGACTGA
- a CDS encoding Sir2 family NAD-dependent protein deacetylase, with translation MDDETQDAIEELHAMLDRARVIVPFTGAGISTESGVPDFRSPGSPWMRNKPIPFEAFLASREARIEAWRRKFAMDDHYRDARPNRGHRALATLVAEGRSPGVITQNIDGLHQASGIAEDGVIELHGNGTYATCLTCGWRHELATIRAAFEASGEPAACMMCAGIVKTATISFGQQMPQQPMLRAHELTMSADLYLVAGSSLVVFPAATFPVIAKRNGAKLVILNREPTDLDPIADLVVRSEIGPVLARLAN, from the coding sequence ATGGACGACGAGACTCAGGACGCGATCGAGGAACTGCACGCCATGCTCGACCGCGCCCGAGTGATCGTGCCGTTCACCGGGGCGGGGATCTCGACCGAATCGGGCGTGCCGGATTTCCGTTCGCCGGGCTCGCCCTGGATGCGCAACAAGCCGATCCCGTTCGAGGCTTTCCTCGCCAGCCGCGAGGCGCGGATCGAGGCCTGGCGGCGCAAATTCGCGATGGACGACCATTATCGCGATGCGAGGCCCAATCGCGGCCACCGGGCGCTGGCGACTCTGGTGGCGGAAGGGCGCTCCCCCGGCGTGATCACCCAGAACATCGACGGGCTGCACCAGGCCTCGGGCATCGCCGAGGATGGCGTGATCGAGCTGCACGGCAACGGCACCTACGCCACCTGCCTGACCTGCGGCTGGCGCCACGAGCTCGCTACGATCCGGGCTGCGTTCGAGGCGAGCGGCGAGCCGGCCGCCTGCATGATGTGTGCAGGCATCGTAAAGACGGCGACGATCTCCTTCGGCCAGCAGATGCCGCAGCAGCCGATGCTGCGGGCGCATGAGCTGACGATGTCTGCCGACCTCTATCTCGTCGCCGGCTCCTCGCTCGTCGTCTTCCCGGCCGCGACCTTCCCGGTGATCGCCAAGCGTAATGGCGCCAAGCTCGTCATCCTCAACCGGGAACCGACCGATCTCGACCCGATCGCCGATCTCGTCGTGCGCAGCGAGATCGGCCCAGTGCTGGCGCGACTGGCGAACTGA
- a CDS encoding HD domain-containing phosphohydrolase — MPIAVLLITDRPEESQKLERLLSLWGPCGVVDLHRPAKGGPMPARLLVSDVDLSNRVAVEAVRDRVAAHRRKGMPFLCLLRDQSPRLTIQANAIGASAILPAGLPAKTLLDEIGRILNPGGYGAIQQNFIAASAGMADMLSAAAEGRALPVAAIEGSVEAINRAADDRDLGAWLEMVWNHDDATYQHCLLVAGLVAAFARELGFPEEARKQVTSAAVLHDIGKARVPLAILHKAGKLTTEELAIMREHPQIGYEMLLRQGAFAREVVEAARSHHEYLDGTGYPQGLKAHEISDVVRMVTICDIYAALIERRPYKAPMAPQEAYAMLAGMGAKLDGDLLRAFRAMVLPG; from the coding sequence ATGCCGATTGCCGTGCTGCTGATCACCGACCGTCCGGAAGAGAGCCAGAAGCTCGAGCGACTGCTGTCGCTTTGGGGGCCTTGCGGTGTCGTCGACCTGCATCGTCCGGCGAAAGGCGGGCCGATGCCGGCGCGACTGCTCGTCAGCGATGTCGATCTGTCGAACCGCGTCGCGGTCGAGGCCGTCCGTGATCGGGTCGCGGCACACCGGCGCAAGGGAATGCCCTTTCTCTGCCTGCTGCGGGACCAATCTCCGCGCCTGACGATCCAGGCCAATGCGATCGGCGCGAGCGCCATCCTGCCGGCAGGCCTTCCGGCAAAGACTCTGCTCGACGAGATCGGCCGCATTCTCAATCCTGGAGGATACGGCGCGATCCAGCAGAACTTCATTGCGGCATCCGCCGGCATGGCCGACATGCTTTCGGCTGCCGCCGAAGGTCGGGCCTTGCCGGTGGCAGCCATCGAGGGCAGCGTCGAGGCGATCAACCGCGCTGCCGACGATCGCGATCTCGGCGCCTGGCTCGAGATGGTCTGGAACCATGACGATGCAACCTATCAGCACTGTCTGCTGGTGGCAGGTCTTGTCGCGGCTTTCGCGCGGGAACTCGGTTTTCCCGAAGAGGCGCGCAAGCAGGTCACCAGCGCCGCCGTCTTGCACGACATCGGCAAGGCACGCGTTCCGCTCGCGATCCTGCACAAGGCCGGCAAGCTGACGACGGAGGAGCTCGCGATCATGCGTGAGCACCCGCAGATCGGCTATGAGATGCTGTTGCGGCAGGGAGCCTTCGCCCGCGAGGTCGTCGAGGCCGCGCGCAGCCATCATGAATATCTCGACGGCACCGGCTATCCGCAGGGGCTGAAGGCGCACGAGATCTCGGACGTCGTCCGGATGGTCACGATCTGCGACATCTATGCCGCGCTGATCGAACGACGCCCCTACAAGGCGCCGATGGCGCCGCAGGAAGCCTATGCCATGCTGGCCGGGATGGGCGCCAAGCTCGATGGCGACCTGCTGCGGGCATTCCGGGCCATGGTGCTGCCGGGCTGA
- a CDS encoding iron-sulfur cluster assembly accessory protein — translation MTMAIEAKPHAISLTDKAASRILAVMASEAPGSMLRVSVAGGGCSGFQYVFDIDREKADGDLVLERDGATVLIDETSLELLDGSTIDFVDDLVGQSFRIINPNATSSCGCGTSFAL, via the coding sequence ATGACCATGGCGATCGAAGCCAAGCCGCACGCGATCTCGCTGACCGACAAGGCTGCGAGCCGTATCCTCGCGGTGATGGCGAGCGAGGCACCGGGCTCGATGCTGCGCGTCAGCGTCGCCGGCGGCGGCTGCTCGGGATTCCAGTATGTCTTCGATATCGACCGTGAGAAGGCCGACGGAGATCTCGTGCTGGAGCGCGACGGCGCTACCGTGCTGATCGACGAAACCTCGCTTGAGCTGCTCGACGGCTCGACCATCGATTTCGTCGACGATCTCGTCGGTCAATCCTTCAGGATCATCAACCCGAACGCGACCAGCTCCTGCGGCTGCGGCACGTCCTTCGCGCTCTGA
- a CDS encoding HPP family protein: MKLFHPILAGATLAERAVACAGVFAAIALTAAAGYVFPTNSPLVVAPIGASAVLVFVVPASPLAQPWPVVGGNVISALVGLAVGWAVPDLTIAAALAVALAIATMSLTRSLHPPGGAVALTAVLGGPAVMKWGLLFPFVPIGLCSLSLVALGVAFHSLTWRSYPHRSQAAGTVVSQAAAPAMFSAPDIDEALVQMGESFDIAREDLDRLLQYAEASAMRRQARSS, from the coding sequence GTGAAGCTGTTCCATCCGATCCTCGCGGGCGCGACGCTGGCCGAGCGCGCCGTCGCCTGTGCCGGCGTCTTCGCCGCGATCGCGCTCACGGCGGCGGCTGGATATGTCTTCCCGACCAACTCGCCGCTGGTGGTGGCGCCGATCGGCGCGTCGGCCGTGCTGGTCTTCGTCGTGCCGGCGAGCCCGCTGGCGCAGCCCTGGCCGGTGGTCGGCGGCAATGTGATCTCGGCGCTGGTCGGGCTCGCGGTCGGCTGGGCCGTGCCGGACCTGACCATTGCGGCGGCGCTTGCCGTGGCCCTCGCCATCGCGACCATGTCGCTGACGCGCTCTCTGCACCCGCCGGGCGGGGCGGTCGCGCTGACGGCCGTGCTTGGCGGTCCCGCCGTGATGAAATGGGGGCTGTTGTTTCCCTTCGTGCCGATCGGGCTGTGCTCGCTGTCCCTGGTCGCACTCGGCGTCGCCTTCCATAGCCTGACCTGGCGCAGCTACCCGCATCGGTCGCAGGCAGCCGGGACTGTCGTCTCGCAGGCCGCGGCACCGGCGATGTTCAGCGCGCCAGATATCGACGAGGCGCTGGTGCAGATGGGCGAATCCTTCGACATCGCGCGCGAGGATCTCGACCGATTGCTGCAGTATGCCGAGGCGAGCGCGATGCGGCGGCAGGCTCGGAGTTCGTGA
- a CDS encoding MarR family transcriptional regulator, translating into MRLIPQDDAGELDAGQRRAILDGTAIPTAYKIGYILNFYREPSFRAIEMEFGLTRPEIVILIFLTVRDGASASEFCEFSGHLKASVSRAVILLEKKALIRREPDKADSRRQLLFLTPEGRALYKRYIPTLKAREQAMLDCLSGDERTQLGRLLDKLAAHVPQWGFASDL; encoded by the coding sequence GTGAGACTAATCCCACAGGACGATGCTGGCGAGCTCGACGCCGGGCAGCGGCGCGCCATCCTCGACGGCACCGCGATCCCGACCGCCTACAAGATCGGCTACATCCTGAACTTCTATCGCGAGCCCTCCTTCCGGGCGATCGAGATGGAGTTCGGGCTGACCCGGCCGGAGATCGTCATCCTGATCTTCCTGACCGTGCGCGACGGCGCCAGCGCCAGCGAGTTCTGCGAGTTTTCCGGCCATCTCAAGGCAAGCGTCAGCCGCGCCGTGATCCTGCTCGAGAAGAAGGCGCTGATCCGCCGCGAGCCCGACAAGGCCGACAGCCGCCGCCAGCTCCTCTTCCTGACGCCGGAAGGCCGCGCCCTCTACAAGCGTTACATCCCGACCCTCAAGGCCAGGGAGCAGGCGATGCTCGATTGCCTGTCGGGCGACGAGCGGACCCAGCTCGGGCGGCTGCTCGACAAGCTCGCCGCCCATGTCCCGCAATGGGGCTTCGCCTCGGATCTCTGA
- a CDS encoding mandelate racemase/muconate lactonizing enzyme family protein, with protein sequence MRIARIEPFILHIPVTGGSIADSTHRISHWGVVGTKIVSEDGLTGYGFTGTHADLASDRLITSCIRDCYAPLLMGEDASEHSRLWLKLARHPALQWVGRAGITQLALAAVDVALWDLKAKKAGLPLWHLLGGASKTKLEAYNTDIGWLSIPKDELVEGARMAVERDGFHRIKIKVGHADPMTDIGRLEAVRRAVGDHVTIAVDGNGKWDLPTCKRFCARAEALDLFWFEEPLWYDDIGSHAELARSTSIPVALGEQLYTLDAFRAFVQAGAIHYVQPDVTRLGGITEYIQVAELALAHRLPVAPHAGEMSQVHVHLAYWHPATPVLEYIPWIKDAFVEPANVADGCFLRPQQPGAGTTPTKDAFARFSKPLA encoded by the coding sequence ATGCGCATCGCCCGTATCGAGCCCTTCATCCTCCATATCCCGGTCACCGGCGGCTCGATCGCCGACTCGACCCATCGGATCAGCCATTGGGGCGTGGTCGGCACGAAGATCGTCAGCGAGGACGGGCTCACCGGCTACGGCTTCACCGGCACCCATGCCGATCTCGCCTCCGACCGGCTGATCACATCGTGCATCCGCGATTGCTACGCGCCGCTGCTTATGGGCGAGGATGCATCGGAGCATTCGCGGCTCTGGCTGAAGCTCGCCCGCCACCCGGCGCTGCAATGGGTCGGCCGCGCCGGCATCACCCAGCTCGCTCTGGCCGCCGTCGATGTCGCGCTCTGGGATCTCAAGGCGAAAAAGGCGGGCCTGCCGCTCTGGCATCTGCTCGGCGGCGCCAGCAAGACCAAGCTCGAAGCCTACAATACCGACATCGGCTGGCTCTCGATCCCCAAGGACGAGCTGGTCGAGGGCGCACGCATGGCAGTCGAGCGCGACGGCTTCCACCGCATCAAGATCAAGGTCGGCCATGCCGATCCGATGACCGATATCGGCCGGCTCGAAGCGGTCCGCCGCGCTGTCGGCGACCATGTCACCATCGCGGTCGACGGCAACGGCAAATGGGACCTGCCGACCTGCAAGCGCTTCTGCGCCCGCGCCGAGGCACTCGACCTGTTCTGGTTCGAGGAGCCGCTCTGGTACGACGATATCGGTTCGCATGCCGAGCTCGCCCGCTCGACCTCCATTCCCGTCGCGCTCGGCGAGCAGCTCTATACGCTCGACGCCTTCCGCGCCTTCGTGCAGGCCGGCGCGATCCACTATGTCCAGCCCGACGTCACCCGCCTCGGCGGCATCACCGAATACATCCAGGTTGCCGAGCTGGCCCTGGCCCATCGCCTGCCGGTCGCGCCTCATGCCGGCGAGATGAGTCAGGTTCATGTCCATCTCGCCTACTGGCATCCGGCGACGCCGGTGCTCGAATACATCCCCTGGATCAAGGACGCCTTCGTCGAGCCCGCCAATGTCGCCGACGGCTGCTTCCTGCGCCCGCAGCAGCCCGGGGCCGGCACCACGCCGACGAAGGACGCCTTCGCCCGCTTTTCCAAGCCTCTGGCCTGA